In Streptococcus sp. SN-1, a single genomic region encodes these proteins:
- the tsaD gene encoding tRNA (adenosine(37)-N6)-threonylcarbamoyltransferase complex transferase subunit TsaD: MKDRYILAFETSCDETSVAVLKNDDELLSNVIASQIESHKRFGGVVPEVASRHHVEVITACIEEALAEAGITEEDVTAVAVTYGPGLVGALLVGLSAAKAFAWAHGLPLIPVNHMAGHLMAAQSVEPLEFPLLALLVSGGHTELVYVSEAGDYKIVGETRDDAVGEAYDKVGRVMGLTYPAGREIDELAHQGQDIYDFPRAMIKEDNLEFSFSGLKSAFINLHHNAEQKGESLSTEDLCASFQAAVMDILMAKTKKALGKYPVKTLVVAGGVAANKGLRERLAAEITDVKVIIPPLRLCGDNAGMIAYASVSEWNKENFASLDLNAKPSLAFDTME; encoded by the coding sequence ATGAAGGATAGATATATTTTAGCATTTGAGACATCCTGTGATGAGACCAGTGTCGCCGTCTTGAAAAACGACGATGAGCTCTTGTCCAATGTCATTGCTAGTCAAATTGAGAGTCACAAACGTTTTGGGGGCGTAGTGCCTGAAGTAGCCAGTCGTCACCATGTCGAGGTCATTACAGCCTGTATCGAGGAGGCGTTAGCCGAAGCAGGGATTACCGAAGAGGATGTGACAGCTGTGGCGGTTACCTATGGACCAGGCTTGGTCGGTGCCTTGCTAGTTGGCTTGTCAGCTGCCAAGGCCTTTGCTTGGGCACATGGACTTCCACTTATCCCTGTTAATCACATGGCTGGTCACCTCATGGCAGCTCAGAGTGTGGAACCTTTGGAGTTTCCCTTACTCGCCCTCTTGGTCAGTGGTGGACATACAGAGTTGGTCTATGTTTCCGAGGCTGGTGATTACAAGATTGTCGGGGAAACGCGAGATGACGCGGTTGGTGAGGCTTATGATAAGGTCGGTCGTGTCATGGGCTTGACCTATCCTGCAGGTCGTGAGATTGATGAGCTAGCTCATCAGGGACAGGATATTTATGACTTCCCTCGTGCCATGATTAAGGAAGATAATCTGGAGTTTTCATTCTCAGGTTTGAAATCTGCCTTTATCAATCTTCACCATAATGCCGAGCAAAAGGGAGAGAGCTTGTCAACAGAGGACTTGTGTGCATCCTTCCAAGCAGCAGTTATGGATATTCTTATGGCTAAAACCAAGAAAGCTTTGGGAAAATACCCTGTTAAAACTCTAGTTGTGGCAGGTGGCGTGGCAGCCAATAAAGGCCTCAGAGAACGCCTAGCAGCTGAAATCACAGATGTCAAGGTTATCATCCCACCACTGCGCCTCTGCGGAGACAATGCAGGTATGATTGCCTACGCCAGCGTCAGCGAGTGGAACAAAGAAAACTTTGCAAGCTTGGACCTCAATGCCAAACCAAGTCTTGCTTTTGATACCATGGAATAA
- a CDS encoding XRE/MutR family transcriptional regulator: MIERMELGEFYKELRLARKLKQSDVACAGLTASQLSKFELGQSMLSADKLILAIQGINVTFDEFGHKLNNYQESPHMRFGRKVVDRFAHQDIAGLEQLLEEVEREQMAETYRRLNAIVIKNALHSLDKSCPLAEEDSEFLTSYLYAIESWTWFELYLFCNTMPFLSNQDLIFLSTALIEKSKEFKELVHNRLYMKQGLLNILSELMERKLFSYIPIFEAELENMLRPYDVFEKVSWQFLKKMSVFLQTKGSNQKEIEHFIQSLQVLENPQLIALFELRFQQYKELID; this comes from the coding sequence ATGATTGAGAGAATGGAATTGGGAGAATTTTACAAGGAATTGCGATTGGCTAGAAAGCTCAAGCAGTCAGATGTGGCTTGTGCTGGTCTAACAGCCTCTCAGTTGTCCAAGTTTGAACTAGGACAGTCTATGCTATCTGCGGACAAGCTGATCTTAGCCATCCAAGGAATCAATGTGACCTTCGATGAGTTTGGTCATAAGCTCAACAATTATCAAGAATCTCCACATATGCGATTTGGCAGAAAGGTTGTGGATCGCTTTGCCCACCAAGATATCGCTGGCTTAGAGCAACTGTTGGAGGAAGTCGAGCGAGAACAGATGGCAGAGACCTATCGTCGTTTGAATGCTATTGTAATTAAAAACGCACTCCATTCACTAGATAAAAGCTGCCCACTGGCAGAGGAGGATAGCGAATTTTTGACTAGCTATCTCTACGCTATTGAGTCCTGGACCTGGTTTGAGCTCTATCTTTTTTGCAATACCATGCCTTTCCTAAGCAATCAAGATTTGATATTTTTATCAACCGCTTTAATTGAGAAATCTAAAGAATTTAAAGAGTTAGTACATAATCGATTGTATATGAAGCAAGGACTCTTAAATATCTTATCAGAACTCATGGAGCGTAAACTTTTCTCCTACATCCCAATCTTTGAAGCCGAGTTGGAGAACATGTTGCGACCATATGATGTTTTTGAGAAAGTATCGTGGCAATTTTTAAAGAAGATGAGTGTCTTTCTTCAAACCAAAGGAAGCAATCAAAAAGAGATTGAACACTTTATCCAATCTCTGCAAGTATTAGAAAATCCACAATTGATAGCCCTCTTTGAATTGCGTTTTCAGCAATACAAAGAACTTATCGATTGA
- a CDS encoding peptide pheromone VP1, with the protein MLNLQFAETMELTEDELQDVRGGNTVVNPGGGIGVGLGAPWSITNFWKKYFNHDSSTVNRRH; encoded by the coding sequence ATGTTAAATTTACAATTTGCAGAAACGATGGAATTGACAGAAGATGAGTTGCAAGATGTTAGAGGAGGCAACACTGTGGTTAACCCAGGCGGTGGAATTGGAGTAGGCTTAGGAGCACCTTGGTCAATCACTAATTTCTGGAAGAAATATTTTAACCATGATTCTTCCACTGTTAATCGTCGTCATTGA
- a CDS encoding lysostaphin resistance A-like protein, translating to MKKIISRYYFIIAALLVIADQKFSGLVLSSDFALGLSDFTYYLSDMMLNFLVVLFALIVMIWSGKWQKINNRKFKRSYLFYSFLALLAFVAWNFVTFFLFPPTRNEISYQHAAPTFTGATAFLMYFFYPVIAGPIFEDMIYRGLVMTALEKGKKWGLDVLGSAVLFGVSHISNHGWVLTDFVFYMGGGLIFAVLFRVTKSIYWPIGLHIVYNGIGQILMLL from the coding sequence ATGAAAAAGATAATCTCACGCTACTACTTTATTATAGCTGCTCTACTAGTTATTGCTGACCAGAAGTTCAGTGGTCTGGTTTTATCTAGCGACTTTGCTCTTGGTCTATCTGACTTTACCTATTATCTGTCGGATATGATGTTGAATTTTCTTGTGGTTTTATTTGCTCTTATTGTTATGATTTGGTCGGGGAAATGGCAGAAAATCAACAATAGAAAGTTTAAAAGATCCTATCTTTTCTATTCCTTCCTAGCTCTGCTTGCTTTTGTTGCTTGGAATTTTGTCACCTTTTTTCTTTTCCCACCTACTCGAAATGAAATTTCTTATCAACATGCTGCTCCTACTTTTACAGGAGCTACGGCATTTTTGATGTATTTTTTTTATCCTGTGATTGCAGGTCCCATTTTTGAAGACATGATTTATCGTGGATTAGTGATGACTGCTCTGGAAAAAGGAAAGAAATGGGGGCTAGATGTACTTGGTTCCGCTGTTTTATTTGGGGTTTCGCACATTAGTAATCACGGTTGGGTATTGACAGACTTTGTCTTCTATATGGGTGGCGGACTCATATTTGCTGTCTTGTTTAGAGTGACCAAGTCCATTTATTGGCCTATTGGGCTGCATATAGTCTACAATGGCATTGGTCAGATTTTGATGTTACTGTAA
- a CDS encoding MFS transporter, which produces MKVFLQNRNFRQLTINQWISTVGDTIFYLAFLNYVADASFAPLAILLITISETLPQVLQIFLGVLADFQHHRVLKYTMISFAKFLLYSIVSLSLSGQSFSLLLVAFICLINLLSDTLSYFSGAMLTPIFIRIIGQDHLAEAIGFKQSTVSLVKTISNILGGVLLGILSIQSISLLNALTFLIAFLGILFIKTDLLKVEKTISYQEGLSVKSFCQHLLQSSKLIWNMNKVLLVLFIISISQAVINVTVPVSTLFLRNQPFLNLQTGQSLALLSTLELSALIVGSLVSGYLKNTISIKLALYASLIIQLLLLVGFVAVRFDWILIFSALDAFFAGILSPRLQELIFKQIPEESMGAVQSSIGAITVVLPSLFTIALVTIATSFGTLAVSFVLLLFLLAAFIILLNIRENI; this is translated from the coding sequence ATGAAAGTATTTCTTCAAAATAGAAATTTTAGGCAATTAACCATCAACCAGTGGATTTCAACGGTTGGGGATACGATTTTTTATCTGGCCTTTTTGAATTATGTGGCAGATGCATCTTTTGCCCCTTTGGCGATTTTACTGATCACGATTTCAGAAACCCTTCCTCAAGTTCTGCAAATCTTTCTGGGAGTTTTGGCGGATTTTCAACATCATCGTGTCCTAAAATATACAATGATTAGTTTTGCAAAATTTTTGCTTTACTCTATCGTTTCTTTATCACTTTCAGGGCAGTCCTTTTCCTTGTTATTAGTAGCATTTATTTGTCTGATTAACCTCTTATCTGACACATTGAGTTATTTTTCAGGCGCCATGCTCACTCCGATTTTCATTAGAATTATTGGGCAAGACCATCTGGCAGAAGCTATTGGATTTAAACAGTCAACTGTTAGTTTAGTGAAAACAATCAGTAATATTCTAGGAGGAGTCTTACTAGGTATTCTATCTATCCAGTCTATTTCCTTACTGAATGCTCTGACCTTTTTAATCGCATTTTTAGGTATTCTTTTCATAAAAACAGACCTCTTGAAAGTAGAAAAAACGATTAGCTATCAAGAAGGACTCTCTGTAAAATCCTTTTGCCAGCATCTGCTCCAATCATCAAAATTGATATGGAATATGAATAAGGTGCTCTTGGTTTTGTTTATTATCTCTATTAGTCAAGCAGTGATAAATGTTACAGTTCCTGTTTCTACTCTGTTTTTGAGGAATCAGCCCTTTTTGAATTTACAAACAGGTCAATCTCTTGCCTTGTTATCCACCCTTGAATTGTCAGCCCTTATTGTCGGAAGCCTTGTGAGTGGCTATCTGAAGAATACAATCTCCATAAAACTAGCCCTATATGCCTCGCTTATTATCCAATTACTCCTTTTAGTTGGCTTTGTGGCAGTTCGTTTTGACTGGATTCTTATCTTTAGTGCCTTGGATGCCTTTTTCGCAGGTATCCTCTCTCCTCGATTACAGGAACTCATTTTTAAACAAATACCTGAGGAGTCAATGGGAGCAGTTCAATCCTCTATCGGTGCCATTACAGTTGTTTTACCTAGCTTATTTACAATAGCTTTGGTAACCATTGCTACTAGCTTTGGAACTCTGGCAGTTAGCTTTGTTTTATTGCTATTTCTTCTAGCTGCCTTTATCATACTCTTGAATATCCGTGAAAACATTTAG
- a CDS encoding TetR/AcrR family transcriptional regulator: MRKEEKTRLRREKIITAALFEFATKGYQGFVINELCKVDGISKGVLYHNFSGKSDLYLTCFQESFEKALAVFLGVEGQVPSLADYMERRHQFYQQYPEHSHIFFEAMIATPEELEADIAPQKAIFLDLNEQVCQKLISESKLKEHIDEKRAMDYLRLIQDMFRSYYLTVSSDSSLPDLVSGYEHQLSQVLDMMIYGILEEDSSKKGEK; encoded by the coding sequence ATGAGAAAAGAAGAAAAAACAAGACTACGAAGAGAGAAAATCATTACCGCTGCTTTGTTTGAATTTGCTACAAAAGGCTATCAAGGTTTTGTCATCAATGAACTTTGTAAAGTGGATGGTATTTCCAAAGGAGTTTTGTATCATAATTTTTCAGGGAAATCAGACCTCTATCTAACTTGTTTTCAGGAGAGTTTTGAGAAAGCTTTGGCAGTGTTTCTGGGGGTGGAAGGTCAAGTGCCCTCCTTAGCTGATTATATGGAAAGACGTCACCAATTTTATCAGCAATACCCAGAACATAGCCACATTTTCTTTGAGGCAATGATTGCGACACCAGAAGAATTGGAAGCAGACATTGCACCACAGAAAGCTATCTTTTTGGACTTGAATGAACAAGTTTGTCAAAAACTTATATCAGAATCCAAACTGAAAGAGCATATTGATGAGAAACGAGCTATGGACTATCTGCGATTGATTCAGGATATGTTTCGTTCCTATTATTTAACTGTTTCGTCAGATAGCAGTTTGCCTGACTTGGTTTCAGGATATGAACATCAATTATCACAGGTTTTGGATATGATGATTTATGGAATACTAGAGGAAGATTCCTCTAAAAAAGGAGAAAAATAA
- a CDS encoding HdeD family acid-resistance protein, translating into MSKIWKWLLLIAGIFAVFAGFNMFAHPLISLASMTFWFALVFAVQGISEIVQYFKSEEKHGWNLFGGIVTLILALTLFSGSFIEMVTFVPFIISLWALTNGITKTIVGFKVRKTDKSVGTPLVWMGILGIVAGLIMMGHPLMTGLYISYTIAFVFIYQGIVAIVQFFKIK; encoded by the coding sequence ATGTCGAAAATTTGGAAATGGTTGTTACTAATTGCGGGTATTTTTGCAGTTTTTGCAGGTTTTAATATGTTTGCACATCCTCTTATTAGCTTGGCTTCCATGACTTTCTGGTTTGCACTTGTATTTGCAGTTCAAGGGATTTCTGAGATTGTACAATACTTCAAATCAGAAGAAAAGCATGGCTGGAATTTATTTGGAGGAATTGTTACCCTCATCCTCGCTCTTACCTTGTTCTCAGGTAGCTTTATTGAAATGGTAACATTTGTACCATTTATCATTTCTTTATGGGCCTTGACAAATGGTATTACAAAAACTATCGTTGGTTTCAAGGTTCGTAAGACGGATAAATCGGTAGGTACCCCTCTAGTTTGGATGGGGATTTTAGGAATCGTAGCAGGTTTAATCATGATGGGACACCCATTGATGACCGGTCTCTATATTAGTTACACCATTGCCTTTGTCTTTATTTATCAAGGTATTGTGGCAATTGTTCAATTCTTCAAGATTAAATAA
- a CDS encoding AzlC family ABC transporter permease, which produces MKEKGFWEGAQAAMPTALGYVSIGLACGIIGAPYVTPVEMGLMSLFVYAGSAQFAMLALIAVQAPVAAIAMTVFLINLRLFLLSLHASTYFRHTSLWQNIGMSSLLTDETYGVLMGELAHTDKVNPMWMHGNNLNSYVAWFVGTVVGTALGGLLPNPEIFGLDFALVGMFIGIFASQFQIMQRRIPVRNLLIILAVVAVSFFLLLTVVSQSLAVLFATLLGCTMGVVLDGQ; this is translated from the coding sequence ATGAAAGAAAAAGGATTTTGGGAGGGGGCGCAGGCGGCCATGCCAACGGCCCTTGGTTATGTCAGTATTGGCTTGGCCTGTGGGATTATTGGTGCGCCCTATGTGACACCTGTTGAGATGGGCTTGATGAGCCTCTTTGTTTATGCTGGGAGTGCCCAGTTTGCCATGTTGGCACTGATTGCGGTTCAAGCACCTGTGGCAGCTATTGCTATGACGGTCTTTTTGATTAATTTGCGTCTCTTTTTGTTGAGTTTGCATGCGTCAACCTATTTCCGTCATACCAGTCTCTGGCAAAATATCGGTATGTCTAGTCTCTTGACGGATGAGACTTATGGCGTTTTGATGGGCGAGTTAGCCCATACAGACAAGGTCAATCCTATGTGGATGCACGGAAACAATCTCAACAGCTATGTGGCTTGGTTTGTGGGAACAGTTGTCGGAACGGCTCTGGGTGGTCTGCTGCCAAATCCAGAAATCTTTGGCTTGGATTTTGCCCTGGTTGGGATGTTCATTGGAATTTTTGCTTCGCAATTCCAGATTATGCAAAGACGGATTCCTGTCCGCAATCTGCTCATTATCCTAGCAGTTGTTGCGGTGTCCTTCTTTTTACTCTTAACAGTGGTGTCTCAGTCGCTAGCTGTTCTGTTTGCGACCTTGCTAGGTTGTACAATGGGGGTGGTTTTAGATGGTCAGTAA
- a CDS encoding AzlD domain-containing protein, translating into MVSKYLLLAVIFSGLVTWIPRMIPFILVKYKGLPAIVERFLKFLPVSIIFALILSSVVTGKVGSLPQIKWLDFLAVFPTAWVAFRYRNLVGTVLFGVVLIAVLRLLF; encoded by the coding sequence ATGGTCAGTAAGTATCTTTTATTAGCAGTTATTTTCTCTGGCTTGGTGACTTGGATTCCCCGTATGATTCCCTTCATCTTGGTCAAGTATAAGGGCTTGCCTGCAATCGTTGAGCGTTTTTTGAAATTCTTGCCCGTTTCTATTATCTTTGCCTTGATTCTTTCAAGCGTAGTGACAGGCAAGGTTGGGAGTCTTCCTCAAATCAAATGGCTGGACTTCTTAGCAGTCTTTCCAACAGCTTGGGTAGCCTTTCGCTACCGCAATCTAGTCGGAACAGTTCTCTTTGGAGTTGTCTTGATTGCCGTCCTACGTTTACTATTTTAA
- a CDS encoding amino acid ABC transporter substrate-binding protein, which produces MKKIVKYSSLAALGLVAAGVLAACSGGAKKEGEAASKKEIIVATNATPKPFNYEENGELTGYEIEVVRAIFKDSDKYDVKFEKTEWSGVFAGLDADRYNMAVSNISYTKERAEKYLYAAPTAKNPNVLVVKKDDPSIKSLDNIGGKSTEVVQGTTSAKQLEDYNKQHSDNPTVLKYTKADFQQIMGRLSDGQFDYKIFDKIGVETVIKDQGLDNLKVIELPSDQQPYVYPLLAKGQDELKSFVDKRIQELYKDGTLEKLSKQFFGDTYLPAEADIK; this is translated from the coding sequence ATGAAAAAAATCGTTAAATACTCATCTCTTGCTGCCCTAGGGCTTGTTGCTGCAGGTGTGCTTGCGGCTTGCTCAGGTGGTGCGAAAAAAGAAGGAGAAGCAGCTAGCAAGAAAGAAATTATCGTTGCAACTAATGCTACACCAAAACCATTCAACTATGAAGAAAATGGCGAATTGACTGGTTACGAAATTGAAGTGGTTCGCGCTATCTTTAAAGACTCTGACAAGTATGATGTCAAGTTCGAGAAGACAGAGTGGTCAGGAGTCTTTGCAGGACTTGATGCTGACCGTTACAATATGGCTGTTAGCAACATCAGCTACACTAAAGAACGTGCTGAAAAATACCTTTATGCAGCTCCAACTGCTAAAAACCCTAACGTTCTTGTAGTGAAAAAAGATGACCCTAGCATCAAATCGCTTGATAATATCGGTGGAAAATCAACAGAAGTTGTTCAAGGGACAACATCTGCTAAACAGCTAGAAGATTACAACAAACAACACTCAGATAATCCAACTGTCCTAAAGTATACTAAAGCGGACTTCCAACAAATCATGGGACGCTTGAGCGATGGCCAGTTTGACTACAAGATTTTTGATAAAATCGGTGTTGAAACAGTCATTAAGGACCAAGGTTTGGACAACTTGAAAGTTATCGAACTTCCAAGCGACCAACAGCCTTACGTTTACCCACTTCTTGCTAAAGGTCAAGATGAGTTGAAATCATTTGTAGACAAACGTATCCAAGAACTCTACAAAGACGGAACTCTTGAAAAGTTGTCTAAACAATTCTTTGGAGACACTTATTTACCAGCAGAAGCTGATATTAAATAA
- a CDS encoding MetQ/NlpA family ABC transporter substrate-binding protein, whose product MKIKKWLGVAALATVAGLALAACGNSEKKADNATTVKIATVNRSGSEEKRWDKIQELVKKDGITLEFTEFTDYSQPNKATADGEVDLNAFQHYNFLNNWNKENGKDLVAIADTYISPIRLYSGLNGSDNKYTKVEDIPANGEIAVPNDATNESRALYLLQSAGLIKLDVSGTALATVANIKENPKNLKITELDASQTARSLSSVDAAVVNNTFVTEAKLDYKKALFKEQADENSKQWYNIIVAKKDWETSPKADAIKKVIAAYHTDEVKKVIEETSDGLDQPVW is encoded by the coding sequence ATGAAAATTAAAAAATGGCTTGGTGTGGCAGCTCTTGCTACAGTCGCAGGTTTGGCTCTTGCAGCTTGCGGAAACTCAGAAAAGAAAGCAGACAATGCAACAACTGTTAAAATCGCAACTGTTAACCGTAGCGGTTCTGAAGAAAAACGTTGGGACAAAATTCAAGAATTGGTTAAAAAAGACGGTATTACTTTGGAATTTACAGAGTTCACAGACTACTCACAACCAAACAAGGCAACTGCTGATGGTGAAGTAGACTTGAACGCTTTCCAACACTATAACTTCTTGAACAACTGGAACAAAGAAAACGGAAAAGACCTTGTAGCGATTGCAGATACTTACATCTCTCCAATCCGCCTTTACTCAGGTTTGAATGGAAGTGACAACAAGTACACTAAAGTAGAAGATATCCCAGCAAACGGAGAAATCGCTGTACCAAACGATGCTACAAACGAAAGCCGTGCGCTTTACTTGCTTCAATCAGCTGGCTTGATTAAATTGGATGTTTCAGGAACTGCTCTTGCAACAGTTGCTAACATCAAAGAAAATCCAAAGAACTTGAAAATCACTGAATTGGACGCTAGCCAAACAGCTCGTTCATTGTCATCAGTTGACGCTGCCGTTGTAAACAATACCTTCGTTACAGAAGCAAAATTGGACTACAAGAAAGCACTTTTCAAAGAACAAGCTGATGAAAACTCAAAACAATGGTACAACATCATCGTTGCGAAAAAAGATTGGGAAACATCACCTAAGGCTGATGCTATCAAGAAAGTAATCGCAGCTTACCACACAGATGAAGTGAAAAAAGTTATCGAAGAAACATCAGACGGTTTGGATCAACCAGTTTGGTAA
- a CDS encoding M20/M25/M40 family metallo-hydrolase has product MVFPSEQEQIEKFEKDHVAQHYFEVLRTLISKKSVFAQQVGLKEVANYLGEIFKRVGAEVEIDETYTAPFVMAHFKSSRPDAKTLIFYNHYDTVPADGDQVWTEDPFTLSVRNGFMYGRGVDDDKGHITARLSALRKYMQHHDDLPVNISFIMEGAEESASTDLDKYLEKHADKLRGADLLVWEQGTKNALEQLEISGGNKGIVTFDAKVKSADVDIHSSYGGVVESAPWYLLQALQSLRAADGRILVEGLYEEVQEPNERELALVDTYAQRNPGEISQIYGLELPLLQEDRAAFLKRFFFEPALNIEGIQSGYQGQGVKTILPAEASAKLEVRLVPGLESHDVLEKIRKQLDKNGFDKVELYYTLGEMSYRSDMSAPSILNVIELAKKFYPQGVSVLPTTAGTGPMHTVFDALEVPMVAFGLGNANSRDHGGDENVRIADYYTHIELVEELIRSYE; this is encoded by the coding sequence ATGGTTTTTCCTAGCGAACAAGAACAGATTGAAAAATTTGAAAAGGATCATGTAGCACAGCATTATTTTGAGGTTTTGCGTACCTTGATTTCTAAGAAATCAGTCTTTGCCCAGCAGGTCGGACTTAAGGAAGTCGCAAACTATCTGGGTGAGATTTTCAAGCGTGTTGGGGCTGAAGTGGAGATTGATGAGACTTATACGGCGCCCTTTGTCATGGCGCATTTCAAGAGTTCGCGTCCAGATGCCAAGACCTTGATTTTCTATAACCACTATGACACTGTGCCAGCGGATGGGGATCAGGTCTGGACAGAGGATCCCTTTACGCTTTCGGTCCGTAATGGTTTTATGTATGGGCGTGGGGTTGACGACGACAAGGGTCATATCACAGCTCGTTTGAGTGCTTTGAGAAAGTATATGCAACACCATGATGATCTGCCTGTCAACATTAGTTTTATCATGGAGGGAGCAGAGGAATCTGCCTCGACAGACCTAGATAAGTATCTGGAAAAACATGCGGATAAACTCCGTGGAGCGGATTTGTTGGTCTGGGAACAAGGGACTAAAAATGCCTTGGAACAGTTGGAAATTTCTGGTGGAAACAAAGGAATTGTGACCTTTGATGCCAAGGTAAAAAGTGCCGATGTGGATATCCACTCTAGTTATGGTGGGGTTGTGGAATCAGCTCCCTGGTATCTCCTTCAAGCCTTACAGTCTCTTCGCGCTGCAGATGGCCGTATCTTGGTTGAAGGCTTGTACGAAGAGGTGCAAGAACCAAACGAACGGGAGTTGGCCTTGGTGGATACCTACGCTCAACGAAATCCAGGGGAAATTAGCCAGATTTATGGTTTGGAATTGCCTCTCTTACAAGAGGACCGCGCAGCCTTTCTAAAACGTTTCTTTTTCGAGCCAGCCCTTAATATCGAAGGAATTCAGTCAGGCTACCAAGGGCAAGGAGTCAAAACGATTTTGCCTGCAGAAGCCAGTGCTAAGTTAGAAGTTCGTTTGGTTCCTGGCCTAGAATCGCATGATGTTCTGGAAAAAATTCGGAAACAGCTAGACAAAAATGGCTTTGATAAGGTAGAATTATACTATACCTTGGGAGAGATGAGCTATCGAAGCGATATGAGCGCACCATCTATTCTCAATGTGATTGAGTTGGCCAAGAAATTCTATCCACAGGGCGTTTCAGTCTTGCCGACCACAGCGGGGACAGGGCCTATGCATACGGTCTTTGATGCCCTAGAGGTGCCTATGGTAGCCTTCGGTCTAGGAAATGCCAATAGCCGAGATCACGGTGGAGATGAAAACGTGCGAATCGCCGATTATTACACCCATATTGAATTAGTAGAGGAGCTGATTAGAAGCTATGAGTAG
- a CDS encoding methionine ABC transporter ATP-binding protein, with amino-acid sequence MSRDIIKLDQIDVTFHQKKRSITAVKDVTIHIQEGDIYGIVGYSGAGKSTLVRVINLLQKPSAGKITIDDDVIFDGKVTLTAEQLRRKRQDIGMIFQHFNLMSQKTAEENVAFALKHSGLSKEEKKAKVAKLLDLVGLADRAENYPSQLSGGQKQRVAIARALANDPKILISDESTSALDPKTTKQILALLQDLNQKLGLTVVLITHEMQIVKDIANRVAVMQDGHLIEEGSVLEIFSDPKQPLTQDFISTATGIDEAMVKIEKQEIVEHLSENSLLVQLKYAGASTDEPLLNELYKNYQVTANILYGNIEILDGTPVGELVVVLSGEKAALAGAQEAIRQAGVQLKVLKGGQ; translated from the coding sequence ATGAGTAGAGATATTATCAAGTTAGATCAGATCGATGTGACTTTTCACCAAAAGAAGAGAAGCATCACAGCGGTTAAGGATGTGACCATTCACATCCAAGAAGGGGATATCTACGGAATCGTTGGATATTCTGGAGCAGGGAAATCAACCCTTGTACGGGTGATTAACCTCTTGCAAAAACCATCTGCAGGGAAAATTACCATTGACGATGATGTGATTTTTGATGGCAAGGTGACCTTGACGGCAGAGCAGTTGCGTCGTAAACGTCAGGATATCGGGATGATTTTCCAACATTTCAATCTGATGAGCCAAAAGACGGCAGAGGAGAATGTAGCCTTTGCACTTAAACACTCTGGGCTCAGCAAGGAAGAAAAGAAGGCTAAAGTTGCTAAGTTGTTGGACTTGGTTGGTTTGGCAGATCGTGCTGAAAATTATCCTTCACAACTATCTGGGGGGCAAAAACAGCGTGTGGCCATTGCGCGTGCCTTGGCAAATGATCCAAAAATCTTGATTTCGGACGAGTCAACTTCTGCCCTTGATCCTAAGACAACCAAGCAGATTTTGGCCTTGTTGCAAGATTTGAACCAAAAATTAGGCTTGACGGTTGTCTTGATTACGCATGAAATGCAGATTGTCAAAGATATTGCCAACCGTGTGGCAGTTATGCAGGATGGGCATTTGATTGAAGAGGGCAGTGTCCTTGAAATCTTCTCAGACCCTAAACAACCTTTGACACAAGACTTTATCTCAACAGCAACAGGAATTGACGAAGCCATGGTCAAAATCGAGAAGCAAGAAATCGTGGAACACTTGTCTGAAAACAGTCTCTTGGTGCAACTCAAGTATGCAGGGGCTTCAACAGATGAGCCACTTTTGAATGAATTGTACAAGAATTACCAAGTAACGGCTAATATCCTCTATGGAAATATCGAAATCCTAGATGGCACTCCTGTTGGAGAATTGGTTGTAGTCTTGTCAGGTGAAAAAGCAGCGTTGGCAGGTGCCCAAGAAGCCATTCGTCAAGCAGGCGTGCAGCTAAAAGTATTGAAGGGAGGACAGTAA